The DNA sequence GGAGTTCCAGGCGGTGGCGTCGTACGCGCCGGTGTCGAAGACCTGGGTGGCCCACTGGCCGGTCTGCTGGGCGTCGGTCCAGGTGGTGGCGGACCAGGTGGCGGTGGAATCCGGGCCCGGCTGGGCCGGGATGTCCGCGAGCTGCTGGTACCCGCCGGTGTCCCACATGCCCGTCGTGTCGTGGCTGCCCGTGTCGTACGGGGAGAGGCCCTGCGGGGTGCTGAACCCGTCGTGGCCCAGGGGCTGCTGGCCCGCCGTGGCCCACTGGCCGGTGTCGTAGGCCTGGCCCGGAAGCTCGCCGAAGAGCGGGTCGGAGGGGAAGCCTCCGCCGACCGCGAATCCCGAGCCGGAAGTGTCGAAGACGCCCGTGCCGTCCTGCGCACCTGGGGCGTTGAACCCGGTGGCGGTGAAGCTGCCGGTGGCGTAGCCGTCGTACCCGTAGCCGACGTGCTGCGCGCTCTGGTCGTAGGAACCGTAGGGAGCGTAGTCGGCGTCGGGTGCCGGGGCCGGAGCGGGGGACCCCGGCGGGTGACGGTCGTTCACCAACTTCTCTTTCGCCTCGACAGCATGGGGGCTGGCAGCGCAGTGCCGCGACTGTACCCGGCGGTATGCGGGCGCGACAATCTTCGGCAGGTTCCGTGCTCGCAGGAAACGGGCATTCGGCCGCCTTTCGGCGGACTGTGGGCACAGGCTTGGCCTGGCGTTCGAGGAGTGTTCGAGGTCAGAGGTGTGGGGATCCGGTGTGCACGCGCTTCGGCGGGCCGTCCGGCCGTCGTCGCGGAGGGGCCGGGCGGGCCATGGGGACCGTGGCGTGCGGTCCGTGGCGCGACGGGCGCGGCCCGTGCCGCCGCGCCCCGAACGGTCGGGCCGCGCGCCGTGTCGAGCCGTGCGGGTCAGGCGACCGTCAGGCCGTCGGTCGACGCCGGGGTGTCGGCGGCCGGTTTCGTGAGGTCGAGTGCCTGCCGGATCGCCGAGGCGACCGCGGGGTGCACCGGCAGGGCGAGGTGCCCGACGCCGGAGACGCGGACGTTCTGCGCGATCAGGTCGGGATGGTCGACACAGGCCGTCTCGACCGGGTCCATCAGCTGGTCCAGCTCGCTCCAGAAGCTCACGAACTGCGTACGGCAGCCCGGCGCGGGCTCGCGCAGCTCCTCGATGACGTCCGATCCCGGCCGCATCTGGCGGACGATCGGGTGCGCGTCCGCCAGCGGCACCACACGGGTGCCCGCGTGCGGGGTGCCGAGGGTGACCAGCGTGCGGACGCGGGCGTCGCCGCCGAGCCGCTGCACGTAGTAGCGGGCGATGAGGCCGCCGAGGCTGTGGCCGACGATGTCCACGCGCTCGTGTCCCGTGCGCTCGCATATCTCCTCCACATGACGGCCGAGCAACTCGGCGGCCTTGCGGATGTCGCAGGTCAGCGGCGAATAGTTGAGGGACTCGAGGTGCTGTCTGCCGTGCTGGGCCAGGCTGCGGCGCAGCAGGACGAACACGGAGCGGTTGTCGATGAAGCCGTGCAGGAGCAGGACCGGGGGTTTGTGCCGCGCCGGCAGCCGCGGGGCGTCGGGGGGCGGTGGCTGCGGGGCCGCGCGCCTCTCCTGGACGATGCCCGAGGGGTACAGCAGCAGGTGCCCGGCGAGGATCGCGAGCTCCAGGGCCGTGGCCTTCAGCAGGGCGATGGGGAGTCCCGCGAGTCTCGCGGGCAGCAGTGCTCCGCAGAGGCGAAAGGGCTGGACCCTCGTGAGCGTCATGTCGACCTCCCGGTCGGCACACGGGGAGACACCTCTGTCCCCCGTGTGCCCCTCAGAGGAAGCCGTGGTCGAGGCATGACGAACCACGATGCGTCGCACCGCGGGCGGCACACCGCCGCCACCATGCCGTGCGGCTGACGGCATGGTGGTGCGGCGGCCTCGCAGCGGCTCCCCTCGCGCGGCCCCCGACTCTCGCCCCGTGAGTACAC is a window from the Streptomyces spectabilis genome containing:
- a CDS encoding esterase/lipase family protein is translated as MTLTRVQPFRLCGALLPARLAGLPIALLKATALELAILAGHLLLYPSGIVQERRAAPQPPPPDAPRLPARHKPPVLLLHGFIDNRSVFVLLRRSLAQHGRQHLESLNYSPLTCDIRKAAELLGRHVEEICERTGHERVDIVGHSLGGLIARYYVQRLGGDARVRTLVTLGTPHAGTRVVPLADAHPIVRQMRPGSDVIEELREPAPGCRTQFVSFWSELDQLMDPVETACVDHPDLIAQNVRVSGVGHLALPVHPAVASAIRQALDLTKPAADTPASTDGLTVA